GACTTCGACCGGCTCGGTCTCTCGAACCTCAACCGGCTGCGTGCCGGCGTCCACGAAGTGGGCCTGGAGAAGAGCGTGCTGTGCGCACGACGCATGTACGAGCTCGACCCCTACCTGGACATCGACATCCACCGCGGCGGCATCAACGAGCAGAACATCGCGGACTTCTTCGGCGCCGATGAGCAAGGCCAAGGGCTGGATCTGCTCATCGAGGAGTGCGACACCCCCTGGGTGAAGGTCGCCGCCCGCGAACACGCGCGCAGCCGGCGGGTCCCCGTCCTGATGGACACCAACGACCGGGGCGTGCTGGACATCGAGCGGTTCGACCACGAACCGGACCGTCCACTCTTCCACGGCCGCATCGGAGCCACGACCGCCGCCGATGTGCAGGACCTCGACCGGGACGAAGCCCTCCGCTTCCTCCTCGATGTCGTGGACGAGCAGCGGCTGAGCCCCGCCATGCGCGACGCTCTCACCCGCGTCGGCGACACCCTCTCCAGCTGGCCGCAGCTCGCCAGCGGCGTCATGCTCGGCGCCGCCCTGGTCACCGACACGGCCCGCCGCATCCTGCTCGGCGAACCGCTCCCCTCCGGCCGCCACTCCATCGACCTCGAAACTCTCGTCCCCGCCCCGGCAACCGGGCCCGTCCCCCACGGAGCGGGCCTGTGAACCGTGTCCCCGATCTGCATGGCGAGCACCTGTGGTTGCGGGAGCTGCACGCACACGACCACGACGCGTTCGCGCGGATCCTCACCCACCGCGTCCTCACCCGCTACCTGGGCATCGACCAGATGAGCGCCGGCCAGGCCCACGACACCTTCACCCAGTACCTCGCACAGCCCCACACCCACCCGCGGCGCAAATACACCCTCGCCGTGTGCGCCCCCGACGACGACACCCTCGTCGGCACCATGGGACTCCTCGTCGAGGACTACGGCAGCAACGCCATGCTCACCAGCCTCATCCTGCTGCCCGGCGCCCCCGTACGCGGCCACGGCCATGAAGCCGGCCGCCTGCTGATGGCCTACGGCTTCGGGCACCTCGGCCTGCACCGCATCTGGGCAGGCCACCGCAGCGACCACCACCACATGCCGAAAGTCATGCACGCCGCGGGCCTGCGCCCCGAAGCCACCCTTCGCCAGCTCTTCCACACCCAGGGCTGCTGGCACGACGTCACCACGTACGCCACCGTCGCCCCCGAATGGAAACGCCAGGCCGGCACCACCGAACTCGCCATCCTCGACGGCGCACCCCGCCTCGACCGGGTCTGACTCTCCACGGGCAGGATCGACCTCGAAGGCGCCGACTTCGCGGCGCGGCCGCGGCCGCGCCACCAGAATCGGCAGGTGCTGGACTCGGCGCTGCAGGTCACGGGCCGGCGGGGGCCGCAGAGGCAGTCCGGGCCGGTCGAAGCCTGGGCGCCGGCGCCGGCCGTCACGGCAATGGCGCCGAACACCGACAGGGGTGGTGATGTCGCCTCCGGTCGTGACGTCGACGGTGGTGAAGCACGGAGCGGAGATGCGGAGCCGGGCGGTGCCATCGAAGTCGCCTGGGCGCACAGGACCTTCGGTACGCCACCGAAGCCGGCCGCCGGCGGACCTGCGCCCGAACGACCGCGCTCCTGCGATGTACAGACCCGGCGCCCCGGTCGCCGTCGACGGTGAGTACGACCCCGAGGGAGCCGGCACCGCCTTCGAACGAACACACCTGGCAGCCCTGATCGCCCAGGCACACGAGCACCTTGCCCCTGCCTGCGCTGCAGACCAGGGCCTCAGGCGGCGAACGGGTTGGTGTGGCCCGGCAACTGCTGCCCCGGGCGCAGGAACCGCAGGCCGCCCTGTTCGTCGCGCACCGCGTGAAACCCGGCGTCCGTCAGACGCCGCGTGATCGTCCCGCGGCGAATCGCGCCAATCTTGAACGCCACGGTGAAGAGCAGCGCGACCGCCACGCCGGAGGCGACCGCTTCGACGGCCGATCTGTCGATGAGCAGGAGGAGGGTCAGGATCGTGCAGGCCAGGTAGCCCTTCACCTTCTGGCTCCGGTCGGCGACGTACAACGCCATGACGTCGAAGGTGATGAGGTCCTTCAGCACGGCCACGGCACCGACCGTTTCGGGGAGCGGCTTCAGCGAGCCCTGCTTCAGCCCCGGCACTGTCCCGCCGTTGCCCGCCTGCGGATGGGCGGTGATGGTGGCCGCCTCGCGGATGCGTGCGTCGGGCCGCGGGTCCCGGTACATCCGGACCTGGACGAGCGAGTTCTTGAACCCGGTCCTGTACGCCATGCCGTACGTGTAGCCGTACTGCTCCGCCACATACGCCAAGGCGGCCGCCTTCGGTGTGGAGCCCTGGGGAGCGATCTCGACGATGTCCTGCTGACGGGCGATCTGTTGGAGCATCCCCGCTGTGTGACGTTCTACAGACATCCTGTTACCCGCCCCCTGGGCCCCCCGCGCCTGGGGCCGACCGGCGCACAGCCTAGGGGTGCGCCGCGGATCGGACACCACCGGGGTGACTCCGGCGGCGGTAGCCGGTGAGCACGCTGCCCGTCAGCCGCCAGAACCGCAGTCGAGGGTGGGTCCAACCAGCGGCGACGTATGACCAGGAGCTGGTCCAGGGCGGTGGCACGAGCCGCCGGGGGTCCCGCATACCTGTTACGCCGCCTAGGCCACCTCGATGCGGGGTTAGGCGGGGCGGTCTGCTTCTTGTAGCCGCATCCTACGGTCGGTGAGGTGCGAGTCGCCCGCCGCCAGTAGGGACGACGGGAGCGGCTCGTCGCCGGCCGTGGAATGGTCGATCCGGACCAGCACTTGGACGCGTTCGTTGTTGCTGAGAGAGGGAAGCGCGGAGCCGAGCTGTTGCTCCAGTCGCTTGCAGCTGGTCGCTGTTCGCTCCCTCGCCGCCTTCTTCAAGGCTCCGCGGACCGCCGCCCCAGCGGGAACGAGATGTGTCGGCAGCTGGGCAGGGTCCGTGACCTTGTCTTGTTGCGATTGCGCAGCCGGAGACGTCTTCTCGCTCTCGTCCTGCCCTCCCGCGGGGGAGGCGAGCCGTTCCGCCCACTGCTCCACCTTGCACCCCCGGCACCGGCTGGGCGCGGCGACGTTCGACCTGGTCCACTCCCCGCCGACGCCGACCGGATCGCACCCGACACCCCGGACACCGTGGACGCCTGTACCACCGAAGACCGTGTGGCCCACGAGGATGACAAACCCCAGGAGCTGATCACGACATCACGCGGGCCCTCAGGGCGGAGCCGGGAGTCGATCAGCAATCGCATGACGATTGGTCAGCGCAATGTGAGAACGTTGGCGAGTTGATCAGTTGTGAAGGAGAGCCGGATGAGCGGCCAGACGGACCTTGCCTACGCTTACGACGCCGTGTACTCGGCGGCGTCGCGGATGATGTGGGTACAACAGAACCGCCTATGGCGCCTGGACAGCTTGGGAGGAGGCTGGCCAGAGGAGCGTCGGCAGGCGTGGCGGGAGTTGGAGGCGGCGCTGAGTGTCTCCGAGCACGGGCTTGAGCCGCGGGAGGGTGAACCGTCCGATCCGGCACGTCATCTGATCTCGCGTCGGGCCGCGGGCCCGA
Above is a window of Streptomyces sp. NBC_01426 DNA encoding:
- a CDS encoding GNAT family N-acetyltransferase; translation: MNRVPDLHGEHLWLRELHAHDHDAFARILTHRVLTRYLGIDQMSAGQAHDTFTQYLAQPHTHPRRKYTLAVCAPDDDTLVGTMGLLVEDYGSNAMLTSLILLPGAPVRGHGHEAGRLLMAYGFGHLGLHRIWAGHRSDHHHMPKVMHAAGLRPEATLRQLFHTQGCWHDVTTYATVAPEWKRQAGTTELAILDGAPRLDRV
- a CDS encoding ThiF family adenylyltransferase, encoding MTHPLPSGLKPDHLVLPGPREASESFRPVLLNPSQPAGAAALVELRESNRLREIHDRIEDQIAELLGCLAPHNPFRDRSRSRAVADTLGSHPDNYGRWAWYPWSGRLVHVLPEAEFRLVRTDRNRDKITREQQKGLLGRRIGVIGLSVGSSAALTCAMEGVGGAFRLADFDRLGLSNLNRLRAGVHEVGLEKSVLCARRMYELDPYLDIDIHRGGINEQNIADFFGADEQGQGLDLLIEECDTPWVKVAAREHARSRRVPVLMDTNDRGVLDIERFDHEPDRPLFHGRIGATTAADVQDLDRDEALRFLLDVVDEQRLSPAMRDALTRVGDTLSSWPQLASGVMLGAALVTDTARRILLGEPLPSGRHSIDLETLVPAPATGPVPHGAGL